Within Acinetobacter sp. LoGeW2-3, the genomic segment ATAAAAAAAATGCGATTGAAGTTCTAGGTCCGATCGGTCTTAATTTGCAGGATTATGCTTATACTAAATGGGAACATCAGAAAAATCTGTCTTTTATTTTTATAGCAAGACTAATCGCTGAGAAAGGAATATTTGAGTATTTAGAAGCTGCACGAATAGTAAAAGAACAGCATCCTGAAGTTGTATTTAAAATTATTGGTGGTTTAGATCTTGAAAACCCAACAGGTTTGAAACAAGCAAAACTAGAGCAATTAATAAAAACAGGTATTATAGAATATGATGGATTTGTTACGGATGTTAATCAACATATACGTAAGAGTGCAGTTTTTGTATTACCATCATATTATCGCGAAGGTGTTCCTCGCAGTACCCAAGAAGCAATGGCTATCGGTCGTCCAGTAATTACCACTGATGTCCCAGGTTGTAAGGAAACTGTGGTGGATGGTGTTACTGGGTTTCTGATTCCAAAATGGGATGTAGATGCTCTAATAAATAAAATGATTTATTTTGTAGATCATCCTGAACAAGTGAATAAGATGGGGTATCAAAGCTTTCTATATGCGAAAAAAAATTTTAATGCTGATATTATAAATCATCGACTATTAAAAATTTTAAAAATTAACCCGTCTTGAGAATTGATTAGATAATATTTTTTCCTTATATAATAAGTAGTTATATTAATGTAATAGGAAATTTTGATTTTTTAGTTCTAGGTTGTTGTTCACAGAAATTAAATGTTATTTTAAACCAAGCTTTTTAGCTCGGATTGTAATAATATTTTAGACTGCTAAATATATGGCGTTCCTATATTATTAGATTTATTTTGATTTTTATAATAAATATTATGATTATAGATAATATATTTTGATTAAAAAATATAAATATAAATATAAATTAAGTAATTTTTTTAATTCTAAAATCTAATAAATTATTTGATAATTTTATGATTGTTGGCTGTTTTCTTATTCTAAAAGTCTAAGAAAAAATAAGCTAGGTATATAAAGAAATATTTTATTGTCAATTAAATTTAAATACTTGAAATTAAATTGTAGAGGTCATTTTTCCATTTTTATAGTGTTTATGGAATTATATTTTTTAATTACTAATGTATTAATAATTTTAATAAATTCCAAGTTTAGCTAAATATTATTAAAATTAACTTAACTAATACTATTAAGAATTATCAAGCTTTTAACCGGACTTGATTAGTAACTAAATTTACTAGATTTTTATTGATTTACTTATTTGTAAAGAAGAAATATACACTGAAAACAGAAAATATTTATGATGTAAGTCACAAATTGCATTTTTAAATTACATTTTGTCACATTTTTTTTAGTGTGAGAGTTGTCATAGTGTGGAAATATATTTCATTCAAATAAAAAAGTAAAATTCACTATTATTAATGGAGTTGTTATTAATTTTTTTTAAATTTGTTTTTTTTAAATTTATGATTTTATTGAGTAATTAATATTTTTTTAGTTCTAAATTAAATGAATTGTTATTAATATTGGTGATATTTTAAATATTGATAAAAAAATAGTAATCCATTATATATCATAAGT encodes:
- a CDS encoding glycosyltransferase family 4 protein; amino-acid sequence: MTSKKIIIIGTTASNLYGFRKDFILSCLARNYDVYAFVSEYTDEWLTKIKSLGATPITYQLSRGGLNPFADLQSIFQLLQKIKQIQPDIVFPYSTKPVIYATLAAYKAKVPYIYGMIEGLGSPFTIHRHGQSFKAKLIRFIQISLYRLSFPYLDKIIFLNHDDPKDLVHQYNIPHKKNAIEVLGPIGLNLQDYAYTKWEHQKNLSFIFIARLIAEKGIFEYLEAARIVKEQHPEVVFKIIGGLDLENPTGLKQAKLEQLIKTGIIEYDGFVTDVNQHIRKSAVFVLPSYYREGVPRSTQEAMAIGRPVITTDVPGCKETVVDGVTGFLIPKWDVDALINKMIYFVDHPEQVNKMGYQSFLYAKKNFNADIINHRLLKILKINPS